A genomic stretch from Deinococcus radiotolerans includes:
- a CDS encoding sensor histidine kinase yields the protein MTFAHLETSQAVLRAAFGLMESLEQYLEARQLRLRAGPVDLNRIVLDVRRDLEVVLDGRNVEWSPARLPTVLGDSRALRIILREYVSNALKFTRTRDVTRLQWHVEDTEGHYLIGLQDNGVGFNQRQKDRAFELFGRLHPTGVYEGTGIGLAVVRWLAERGGGRAWGGGKVDQGSTFWVACPKLPSRDEGHRNSRT from the coding sequence GTGACTTTCGCGCACCTGGAGACCTCGCAAGCTGTGCTGCGCGCCGCGTTTGGGCTGATGGAGTCGCTGGAGCAGTACCTTGAAGCCCGGCAACTCCGGCTGCGGGCTGGTCCAGTTGACCTGAACCGCATCGTGTTGGACGTGAGAAGGGACCTCGAGGTCGTGCTTGACGGTCGGAACGTGGAATGGTCACCGGCGCGGCTGCCCACCGTCCTGGGGGACAGTCGGGCCCTGCGGATCATCCTGCGGGAGTACGTCAGCAACGCCCTGAAGTTCACCCGAACGCGGGACGTCACCCGCCTGCAGTGGCACGTCGAGGATACGGAAGGGCATTACCTGATTGGCCTGCAGGACAACGGCGTGGGATTCAACCAGCGGCAGAAGGACAGGGCCTTCGAGCTGTTCGGGCGCCTTCACCCCACAGGCGTGTACGAGGGAACAGGCATCGGGCTGGCCGTCGTGCGGTGGCTGGCGGAACGGGGAGGCGGACGGGCCTGGGGAGGAGGCAAGGTGGATCAGGGGTCCACGTTCTGGGTGGCCTGCCCCAAGTTGCCCAGCCGAGATGAAGGGCACAGGAACAGTCGAACCT